From Vanrija pseudolonga chromosome 1, complete sequence, a single genomic window includes:
- the got2 gene encoding Aspartate aminotransferase, mitochondrial, with product MSDNDDLADRPVHPPEDAPPQDATTTTTTEEAEPLLENDDQNDGLSLAAALSALPPDPEEDGMGASAHFDPDMLANLAALSNIPHDDDEPVEEVAEELEGDKEAEEAPLVLDEAEQDYSSLLIPPAEPLAGEQGEEFVLDIPAGDDQELQGGEEEVELRGVESEGDMSEDDESRPTTPGVPGDRRDRWVDGEYRPRLYYEGGKLKRRRNRTVFIKRGVPSMCRMDTPTIPQRKRRKPNDEVPVNYELGLRVQALESLIRSGGTVDAAAASAAAMETIMHATRAANNGQPEAAHALQQLSQSAATGLGIGGMSQDAQSSLLLDVLQQLSAASMGRPQSESQQPDDGSVSEMRATWSAVPAAPAESSVQVEQAFEEDQAAQKLNIALPVLLDDSGKAYLPPTVKYAEKKLREESMFTYETLPVEGYTPFLESGTKFAYGEDSQAIKRNHVAAIQAMSTTGGLRLAATFLSRFPIVTTAQRSIYIPTPTTDEDVAVLRDAGLDIKMYRFHDLKTGMVDWEGMRDDLQQAPARSVVLLHVSGSIPTGAEPTAAQWRLLTALLQERHLIPLVVMAFQGLTTGDAGRDAQPLRFMVHENLPVVLVQSFEAMMGLYADSPAIVSVPTLSIEDRDRIDSQLRNIARSMYARPSTWGALLANAVLSDTKLYAAWLGEIKAQFERLRSVREKLFEILVNKLKTPGTWSYLKRISGMYCSILLPQAQLDALTSKRNVHILPDGCISLGCFNNSAKIDMFARALDYVVREGIREAEEQQAQTLAMEQALQAAKEQQEREEAEASAAAAAAEAAAAQAEDALLMEASIQNAIDAQRVEEEEEVRREEEARLLEEQVRKAAERAEIARQAELILASIE from the exons ATGAGCGACAATGACGATCTGGCCGATCGGCCGGTCCACCCTCCAGAAGACGCACCACCACAAGACGCGACCACTACTACCACCACCGAAGAGGCCGAACCGCTCCTCGAGAATGACGACCAAAACGATGGACTCAGTCTCGCAGCTGCTCTCAGTGCACTCCCACCCGATCCTGAAGAGGATGGGATGGGAGCCAGTGCACACTTTGACCCGGACATGCTTGCAAACCTAGCAGCATTGAGCAACATTCCCCACGACGATGATGAACCTGTCGAGGAAGTCGCCGAGGAactcgagggcgacaaggaggccgaggaggctcCACTTGTTCTGGATGAGGCTGAGCAAGACTACTCGAGCCTGCTCATCCCTCCAGCCGAGCCCTTGGCTGGCGAACAGGGAGAGGAGTTCGTCCTCGATATCCCCGCAGGCGACGACCAAGAGCtgcagggcggcgaggaggaagtggAGTTGCGAGGCGTAGAAAGCGAAGGGGACATGTCGGAAGACGATGAGTCGCGTCCGACCACACCTGGGGTACCGGGAGACCGACGAGATAGATGGGTGGATGGCGAATACCGGCCAAGATTGTACTACGAAGGGGGCAAGCTCAAACGAAGGCGGAACAGGACAGTCTT CATTAAGCGTGGCGTACCGAGTATGTGTCGCATGGATACACCTACCATCCCCCAACGAAAGAGGAGAAA ACCAAACGACGAGGTTCCTGTCAACTACGAACTTGGATTGCGCGTACAGGCGCTCGAATCGCTCATTCGCTCCGGAGGAACTGTGGACGCGGCAGCTGCCTCGGCCGCTGCCATGGAAACCATCATGCATGCGACTCGCGCCGCCAACAATGGACAACCAGAGGCAGCTCATGCGCTCCAGCAACTGTCACAAAGCGCTGCTACTGGGCTGGGTATTGGAGGCATGAGTCAGGATGCTCAGAGCAGTCTGCTCTTGGACGTCTTGCAACAG CTCTCCGCTGCCAGCATGGGCCGTCCACAGTCTGAATCACAACAGCctgacgacggcagcgtctCAGAAATGCGCGCAACATGGTCTGCTGTTCCAGCCGCCCCTGCTGAGAGCTCGGTCCAGGTTGAGCAAGCGTTTGAAGAGGATCAAGCGGCCCAGAAACTCAACATCGCGCTACCAGTGCTCTTGGACGACAGTGGAAAGGCCTACTTGCCGCCCACTGTGAAGTATGCCGAGAAGAAGCTCCGGGAGGAGTCAATGTTCACCTACGAAACACTTCCAGTTGAGGGGTACACTCCATTCTTGGAGTCTGGTACCAAATTCGCCTACGGCGAAGACAGCCAGGCTATCAAGCGAAACCATGTTGCTGCCATTCAAGCAATGTCAACAACCGGGGGTTTGCGACTCGCCGCAACATTCTTGTCACGCTTTCCTATCGTCACTACTGCACAGCGGTCGATTTACATCCCCACTCCGACCACCGACGAAGACGTCGCGGTTCTAAGGGACGCCGGGCTTGACATCAAAATGTACCGCTTCCACGACCTCAAGACTGGAATGGTGGACTGGGAGGGCATGCGCGACGACCTGCAGCAGGCACCCGCCCGATCTGTTGTCTTGCTGCATGTCAGCGGCTCAATACCAAcaggcgccgagccgacagCGGCCCAATGGCGACTCCTCACTGCCCTCCTGCAAGAACGTCACCTCATCCCGCTTGTTGTTATGGCGTTCCAAGGATTGACGACCGGGGATGCTGGCCGTGATGCTCAGCCCCTGCGTTTCATGGTCCACGAAAATCTGCCTGTAGTTTTGGTGCAGAGTTTTGAAGCT ATGATGGGCTTGTACGCCGACAGTCCCGCCATTGTTTCTGTCCCAACCCTCAGTATCGAGGATCGCGACCGCATCGACTCTCAACTCCGGAACATTGCAAGGTCGATGTATGCGCGGCCGTCCACTTGGGGAGCGCTTCTGGCGAACGCGGTTCTCTCAGACACGAAGCTGTATGCGGCTTG GTTGGGCGAAATCAAAGCCCAGTTTGAGCGCCTGCGGAGTGTACGCGAGAAGCTGTTCGAAATCTTGGTAAACAAGCTAAAAACGCCTGGCACCTGGTCCTATTTGAAGCGAATCTCGGGCATGTACTG CTCGATCTTGCTGCCTCAGGCACAGCTCGATGCGCTCACGAGCAAGCGAAACGTTCACATCTTGCCAGATGGCTGCATCTCCTTGGGATGTTTCAACAACTCGGCAAAAATCGACATGTTTGCACGTGCTCTCGACTATGTGGTCCGCGAAGGCATCCGCGAGGCtgaggagcagcaggcacAGACACTGGCCATGGAGCAGGCGCtccaggccgccaaggagcaGCAAGAACGCGAGGAGGCCGAAGccagcgccgctgctgccgccgccgaagccgctgccgcccagGCAGAAGATGCGCTGCTCATGGAGGCATCCATCCAGAATGCCATTGACGCGCAGAGAGtggaagaagaggaggaggttaggcgagaggaggaggcgcggtTGTTGGAGGAGCAGGTGCGCAAGGCTGCTGAACGGGCGGAGATTGCCCGTCAGGCCGAGCTCATCTTAGCTTCCATTGAGTAG